A part of Antechinus flavipes isolate AdamAnt ecotype Samford, QLD, Australia chromosome 6, AdamAnt_v2, whole genome shotgun sequence genomic DNA contains:
- the ZNF518B gene encoding zinc finger protein 518B isoform X2, with the protein MPGTEHAEDCIPEISLTEGLELNTHLFLEMQIKKMKEIIPQLYTNQVNDRNNSLTTSPKQLDSEHVNQPNGHETQPNGHEAHLHGYQERRAEDDDRMSIVTCMRCRSVQKIPLEELKKDQMFFACVKCNLGISPPFPSLNDIPNAIDLGNKDNATSRTNANQFKVKNFQPGKYYCDKCRFSTKDALQYKKHTLQHEDVRFFCSHCSYVSYTKGEFQRHLVKHTGTFPYQCEYCDYGAVRNDYIVKHTRRVHEPSGEKRPFKQTLEYQSKRICFSKQNSEIFSEVPKSSSFLNEPSDLSLCFPGHGDQDRADCDDAIPFKKSKECSKEEAASAPDQACLPEPSKVNFFENENIEVELLSPAKEAVKPGVPLTVVAPAELKVPENCLAQLIDVKVVNGTQQLVLKLIPLREKSSFAPGFNEGKYELVSRSTVPNEREKLVPTEQALPAVDRSPEKPLAFNHLHSTDYTQVKDLSRRKTCVSQVLKNKVETYQSPCKSCPHRDRIGEWRQEMPSVAYRAALSPVSSRDGDMKQNKCCSSLSVMNSGTLCSPLKRSGVLPHLSALSPHQNRSLNHLEKSPSTCKPAEAIGTFAERGILPVSSRASLHRNEVGSFKMVACSKPLKQAQAKEPSGSPNQVPDSSSHGEQSHITLIGENDNKTQDPEEIILEDLMGITIQNSECTSSDGPIISSVFSLSSGIENIPEGIKWDDASCSRTPSVSSLHRKFAQLVAATDSSAPSSSTVDHLSLPLGTPIDYVLGHTALNLDPRPRRELQNNVAGIEQFPRQQMQGQESKEKHPEAGERRKGPDARPGLGKLSSTEKERLVENKRPCDAFGNKRPSPTSVSFNFLEQVGEDLSLTNKSQSTESSRNLGTSLANKPNQELTTSTVFNQANSACSQPKEATDKDQQEKMSFKDPTGSKINTKQAVIAKKKTKLQSDNSNLLPDVCIFMTSRHLRLMPVKTEQLIKCPRRNQPVVVLNHPDVDSVEVINVMKVVNKYKGNVLKVVLSERTCDQLGVKRHHSRLIYQNTEAVFPVKKQTMLKMKLKKIHKNSYQVVDSLPGESVQVLEGPT; encoded by the exons ATGCCAGGAACGGAACATGCCGAGGATTGCATACCAGAGATATCATTGACTGAAGGTCTGGAACTCAACACCCACTTGTTTttagaaatgcagattaagaaaatgaaggaaataataccACAGTTGTATACAAATCAGGTGAATGACAGAAATAACTCTTTGACTACATCCCCCAAACAACTTGACAGTGAACATGTGAATCAGCCCAATGGGCATGAAACTCAGCCCAATGGGCATGAAGCTCACCTCCATGGTTATCAAGAGAGAAGGGCAGAGGATGATGACAGGATGTCTATTGTGACTTGTATGAGGTGTAGAAGTGTTCAAAAAATCCCACTCGAGGAGCTGAAAAAGGACCAGATGTTCTTTGCGTGTGTCAAGTGCAACTTAGGTatatctcctcctttcccttccttgaaTGATATACCAAATGCCATTGATTTAGGAAATAAAGATAATGCTACTTCAAGGACTAATGCTAAccaatttaaagtaaaaaacttTCAGCCAGGCAAATATTACTGTGATAAGTGCCGGTTTTCTACCAAGGACGCTCTGCAATATAAAAAGCACACACTCCAGCATGAAGATGTAAGATTCTTTTGTTCACACTGCAGCTATGTCTCCTACACAAAAGGAGAATTCCAGAGGCATTTGGTGAAACACACAGGGACATTTCCGTATCAGTGTGAGTATTGTGATTATGGTGCTGTCAGAAATGATTACATAGTTAAACACACACGACGAGTTCATGAGCCCAGTGGAGAGAAGCGACCTTTTAAACAGACTCTGGAATACCAGTCAAAGAGAATCTGTTTTTCCAAACAGAACTCTGAGATTTTCAGTGAAGTTCCTAAGTCAAGTTCTTTTCTGAATGAGCCATCAGATTTGTCTTTATGTTTCCCTGGCCATGGAGATCAGGACAGAGCAGACTGTGATGATGCTATTCCCTTTAAAAAGTCCAAGGAGTGCAGCAAGGAGGAAGCAGCTTCAGCTCCTGACCAAGCCTGCCTTCCAGAACCAAGCAAAGTTAacttttttgagaatgaaaacaTAGAAGTCGAGTTATTGTCACCAGCCAAAGAAGCCGTGAAGCCAGGCGTGCCGCTGACTGTGGTGGCCCCAGCCGAACTGAAAGTCCCCGAAAACTGTTTAGCCCAGTTGATAGATGTGAAGGTAGTCAATGGAACCCAGCAACTTGTTCTAAAGTTAATTCCTCTGAGAGAAAAAAGTAGCTTTGCACCTGGCTTTAATGAAGGTAAGTATGAGCTTGTGAGCAGATCCACAGTGCCAAATGAGCGAGAAAAACTAGTGCCTACTGAACAAGCTCTACCAGCAGTGGACAGGAGTCCTGAAAAGCCATTGGCCTTTAATCATCTGCACTCCACAGATTACACCCAAGTGAAGGATCTAAGTCGCAGAAAAACTTGTGTTTCTCAAGTGTTAAAGAATAAAGTGGAGACTTATCAAAGCCCATGTAAGTCCTGTCCACATCGTGACAGAATTGGGGAGTGGAGGCAAGAAATGCCTTCAGTTGCGTATCGAGCAGCTCTTTCTCCTGTTTCCTCAAGAGATGGTGATATGAAACAAAATAAGTGTTGTTCGTCGTTGTCTGTGATGAACAGTGGCACTTTATGCAGTCCTTTGAAAAGGTCGGGTGTTTTGCCACATTTGTCTGCCCTCTCCCCCCATCAGAACCGATCTCTGAATCATTTAGAGAAATCACCTTCAACTTGCAAACCTGCTGAAGCTATTGGGACTTTTGCAGAAAGAGGCATTTTGCCAGTAAGTTCAAGGGCCTCTCTGCATAGGAATGAAGTTGGTAGTTTTAAAATGGTAGCTTGCAGCAAACCACTAAAACAAGCACAAGCGAAAGAACCTTCAGGTAGTCCAAATCAGGTGCCAGATTCCTCTTCACATGGTGAACAATCACACATCACCTTAAttggagaaaatgataataagACCCAAGACCCTGAGGAGATTATTTTGGAAGATCTGATGGGAATTACTATTCAGAATTCAGAATGCACTTCATCAGATGGTCCTATCATTTCATCAGTATTTTCTCTCAGTTCTGGGATTGAAAATATCCCCGAAGGAATTAAATGGGACGATGCAAGTTGTAGTAGGACACCATCAGTCAGTTCATTGCATAGAAAATTTGCCCAGTTGGTTGCTGCTACTGATTCTTCAGCACCTTCATCAAGCACTGTGGACCACCTCTCCCTACCTTTGGGAACTCCTATAGACTATGTTCTGGGACATACCGCACTCAACCTGGATCCTCGCCCACGTCGGGAACTCCAGAACAATGTTGCTGGTATTGAACAATTTCCTCGTCAGCAGATGCAAGGTCAGGAAAGCAAGGAGAAGCACCCGGAGgctggagaaaggaggaagggtcCTGATGCCAGACCTGGCTTGGGAAAACTCAGTTCCACTGAGAAGGAACGTTTGGTAGAGAATAAGCGGCCTTGTGATGCGTTTGGCAACAAAAGGCCGTCACCAACATCTGTTTCCTTCAATTTTCTTGAACAAGTAGGCGAAGACTTATCTTTGACAAATAAAAGTCAGTCAACAGAGAGTTCCAGGAATCTTGGTACATCATTGGCGAATAAACCAAATCAAGAACTGACTACTAGTACTGTCTTTAACCAAGCAAATTCTGCATGTTCACAACCAAAAGAAGCCACTGACAAGGatcaacaggaaaaaatgagtttCAAAGATCCCACGGGGTCCAAAATTAATACAAAGCAGGCAGTTATcgccaagaaaaaaacaaaactccagtCCGACAACAGCAACTTGCTTCCGgatgtttgtatttttatgacATCAAGACATCTCAGACTTATGCCTGTCAAAACAGAACAATTGATTAAATGCCCCCGCCGGAACCAGCCAGTTGTTGTGTTAAACCATCCAGATGTTGACTCAGTGGAAGTAATTAACGTGATGAAGGTTGTCAACAAGTACAAAGGCAATGTCCTTAAAGTGGTTTTATCTGAGCGAACATGTGACCAGCTAGGTGTAAAACGGCATCACAGTCGACTTATCTATCAGAACACGGAGGCAGTGTTCCCAGTGAAAAAGCAGACTATGctgaaaatgaaacttaaaaagaTCCACAAGAACAGCTACCAGGTAGTGGATTCCTTACCAGGTGAATCAGTACAGG tacTCGAAGGGCCTACTTAA